TCAGCCCCGTGACGGGCTTGTCGGGCTCGCCCTTCTGCTGGGGGTTCCCCTTGTTGTTGTTGGCCAAGAACTGCTGCATGTCGCAGCCGGCCGAGAGCAGCGCGAGGGCGCTGCAGGCGAGCAGTGCGGGGCGGAAAGCCTTCATTTTCGACTCCTTATCGAGAGGGATGCTTGCTTTTTTGTTTCCCGAACGAAGGCTGCGTTAAACCTCCCGATCTTAGATTAAGAGGAGGCGGGCGCCATCTGGGCCAGTTGGGAGAGTTCGAAGGCGGCTCCGAGTTGCACGAACATGGCCCGGGCCTCTTCGGCGCTCTTCTGCGATCCGGCCACATCCCCCCCGGCTGCGAGCACCCGCGACAACTGCGCATGGGCGCGCGCAAGATCGAGCGGCGAATCGAGCGGTGCCATGCGTGCAATCGCCTCCTCCGCCTTGAGGCGCGCCTGATCGAGATCCCCCTCGACCAGGTGGATCTGGCTCTCGATCCGCGGCAGGACCGCAAGGGTCGCGTCATCGCCGAGCTCGACCGCGAACTTCCGCGCCTCGTTCACGAAGCTCCAGGCCTCCGCGGCCACCCCGAGATCCGCCCAGGCGCGCCCAATGGTCATGAAGACCTCGGGATAGACCTCCTTGGAGCCGAGCTCCTGGAAGATCGCAAGTGCCGCCTGCATCGCGTTCACCGCGCTCTGGCCGTCGCCCCGGCGCGAGGCGATGTCACCCAGGTTGAAGAGCACGATGCCCTCACCCATGCGCTCGCCAATCTTCTGCTTGAGGGCCAGTCCCTTGCGCAGGTGCTCTTCGGCCCCGTCCAGATCCCCTCGGTTGAGCAGCAGGGTGCCGTGGTTGTTGTGGACCAAGCTGATGTAGTAGAGGTCGCCTATCCGCTCGTAGGCCAGCAGCGCCCGCCGGTAGAAGTCGTCGGCCTCCTGCCACTCGCCCAGGTTGGAATGGATGTTGGCAAGGCTGTTGTAGCAGGTCGCCTGGCCGGTGATGTCCTTGCAGGCCTCCCGGAACTCCAGCGAAAGACGGGTGTGCATGATGGCGCGCACCGAGTCGCCCCGGCGGTTGTAGCAGATGCCCAGATACGAATGGGCCTGACCGAGCTCGCGATCCAGGCCGGTGCCCTCCAGCAGGTCGAGGGCCTCCATGCAGAGCTGGATGCACTCCTCGATCTGACCCAGGCGGTACTTGGCGTAGCCCATCTTCGAGAGCAAGGGGGCGCGTTCCAGCTTCGCCGCGACGGGCAGGACGTCGTGCCCCTGCGTGAAGCTGTCGAGGGCCGCCTGGTACTCTCCCTTGCGCTCCAGGGCATCCCCCTGGGTGCGCAGGACGTTCGCCCGTGCGCTCGGGGTCGGCGCGAGCGAGAGCGCCTCGCCAAGCGAGATAAAGGCCTGGTCGTACTGGCTCAGCGAGGTCAGGACCTGACCCAACAGCCAGTGGACCTCCCACTTGGCCGGAGTCTCCAGCTCCTCCACCTGCTGCATGACCTGGACGGCACGCTCCAGGTCGGCGCGCGCGCGCGAAAGGTCGAAGAAGGCGAACGAGCGCTTGGCCGAGAGGAACAGGTACTTCAGGCCCGGCGCGTGCTGGTCCGCGAGCAGGAAGTGGTGCGCCAAGAGGTGGGCGTTCTCCTCCAGCTGACCTGCGAAGAGGGCTTCGAGGGCGCGGCCGGTACGGCCGTGCAGCTCCTTGCGGCTGCTGAGCAAGAGGCTGTGGTAGGCCACTTCCTGAATCAGGGGCTGGGTGAAGGCGAAGTCACCCTGCGAGTTCTGGTACAAGAAGCCCATGCGGCACAGGTCCTGCAGCGAGTGCAGGTTGTCGGTGACCCGCTTGCCTACCTGCTCGATGATCCCCAGCGAGAAGGTCCGCCCCAGGAGGGCGCCGACCTGCAAGAGGCCCTTGTGGGAGCGACCCAGGCGATCGAGGCGAGACGCGACCGCTCCGTGAATGGTGCTCGGCAGGCGAATATCGGCCTCGGCCATCATCAGGGTCCAGGTGCCGTCGGCGCCCTGGGCGATCGCCTTGCCGTCGATCAGGGACGTGATGAGCTCGTGCAGGTAGAAGGGGTTGCCCGCCGCGCGCTCAAGGACCTGGCGGACCAGGGGGGCGAGTGGCGCCTCGCCGCCAATGGCCT
This genomic window from bacterium contains:
- a CDS encoding tetratricopeptide repeat protein — encoded protein: MNCTHCEASVRPDAKFCTQCGKKLGIPCGACQALCRLDSKFCTQCGVQLSGAARPQATANAGDRRVVTVLFTDVSGFTAMSEKLDPQQVTEIVNQFFEVLTEPIYRFGGVVDKYIGDAIMALFGAPIAHEDDPERAVHAAYEMQEAAKAFAAKLEERTGITLRVRIGIHTGLVVAGAVGGEQKRDYTVMGETVNLAQNMEAAARPGKALVSHETYRLASSAFEFQAMPSVTVKGRSAPVEAYEVVAPRHKAESGRERGAFVGRRHEIEQLAQAWHDASEGKAQLVVVNGEAGMGKSRLVSQFVQQRCTPAPTTIRARCQSYTSTASFGLVTNLIHYWLDAPPTTSTAELRRRLGEWCMRIAPDEGDRLADRLGAFLGLEPTDAELASLSQEQRRNAALAALNGVLLRLADAGPLLLSLEDLQWADEASLEWFKAFLQALGQQAGSAKVMILCQQRTEASRIPLDAWKHGLLDIQLSPFGDDESLAIAAAILHTSAEAIGGEAPLAPLVRQVLERAAGNPFYLHELITSLIDGKAIAQGADGTWTLMMAEADIRLPSTIHGAVASRLDRLGRSHKGLLQVGALLGRTFSLGIIEQVGKRVTDNLHSLQDLCRMGFLYQNSQGDFAFTQPLIQEVAYHSLLLSSRKELHGRTGRALEALFAGQLEENAHLLAHHFLLADQHAPGLKYLFLSAKRSFAFFDLSRARADLERAVQVMQQVEELETPAKWEVHWLLGQVLTSLSQYDQAFISLGEALSLAPTPSARANVLRTQGDALERKGEYQAALDSFTQGHDVLPVAAKLERAPLLSKMGYAKYRLGQIEECIQLCMEALDLLEGTGLDRELGQAHSYLGICYNRRGDSVRAIMHTRLSLEFREACKDITGQATCYNSLANIHSNLGEWQEADDFYRRALLAYERIGDLYYISLVHNNHGTLLLNRGDLDGAEEHLRKGLALKQKIGERMGEGIVLFNLGDIASRRGDGQSAVNAMQAALAIFQELGSKEVYPEVFMTIGRAWADLGVAAEAWSFVNEARKFAVELGDDATLAVLPRIESQIHLVEGDLDQARLKAEEAIARMAPLDSPLDLARAHAQLSRVLAAGGDVAGSQKSAEEARAMFVQLGAAFELSQLAQMAPASS